A genomic window from Anaerosporomusa subterranea includes:
- a CDS encoding gamma carbonic anhydrase family protein: protein MMSKSFKGNDFEGVTPTLDEKTFIADGARVIGAVTMKEFSSLWFNTVARGDVNRIEVGRYSNVQDNSVLHVADHNPCIIGDFVTVGHNAILHGCTVEDHCLIGMGAIVLTGAVVGKGSIVAAGALVREHQVIPPHSLVVGMPAKVIKSIPEDWDKIHAQALKYKTLWTERYKLLPDAGGERYHGEKIV, encoded by the coding sequence ATGATGAGTAAGAGTTTTAAAGGTAATGACTTTGAGGGAGTTACTCCCACGCTTGATGAAAAAACATTTATTGCTGATGGCGCTCGCGTTATCGGCGCAGTGACGATGAAAGAATTCTCGAGCCTCTGGTTCAATACAGTCGCTCGCGGCGATGTCAATCGCATTGAAGTTGGCCGTTACAGCAATGTACAGGACAATAGCGTGCTGCATGTGGCGGATCATAATCCGTGCATTATCGGCGATTTCGTGACCGTGGGGCATAATGCTATACTGCACGGCTGTACGGTTGAAGATCATTGCCTGATCGGCATGGGTGCGATTGTACTCACCGGCGCGGTAGTTGGAAAAGGCAGTATTGTAGCTGCCGGCGCGCTAGTGAGGGAACATCAGGTTATCCCGCCGCATTCGCTGGTCGTCGGTATGCCGGCCAAAGTAATCAAGTCGATTCCTGAGGACTGGGATAAGATCCATGCCCAGGCATTGAAGTATAAAACACTTTGGACTGAACGTTATAAACTGCTGCCTGATGCAGGCGGCGAGCGTTATCATGGAGAAAAGATCGTCTAA
- a CDS encoding YwbE family protein has translation MDGTKRSDIRPGLQVKIVQKQHQRSGQLTVGVVKDILTSSAVHTRGIKVRLSDGTVGRVHEIIG, from the coding sequence ATGGACGGAACAAAACGCAGCGACATCAGGCCTGGACTCCAGGTGAAGATCGTGCAAAAGCAACACCAGCGCAGCGGCCAATTGACCGTGGGAGTGGTGAAAGATATCCTGACCAGCAGCGCTGTTCATACGCGCGGAATCAAGGTTCGACTAAGTGATGGAACTGTAGGACGGGTTCACGAGATTATCGGTTAG
- a CDS encoding GIY-YIG nuclease family protein: protein MPYTYILECADGTLYTGWTTDLDARLAAHNAGSGARYTRGRLPVKLVYSEYQPDQSSGQRREAAIKRLPRQEKRKLIESFKFEA from the coding sequence ATGCCATATACCTATATTCTTGAATGCGCCGATGGGACGCTGTATACTGGCTGGACAACAGACCTTGACGCCCGGTTGGCTGCGCATAATGCCGGATCTGGCGCTCGTTATACCCGGGGGCGGTTGCCGGTCAAACTGGTCTATTCTGAGTATCAACCTGATCAAAGCAGCGGTCAGCGACGCGAAGCGGCGATAAAGCGACTGCCGCGGCAAGAAAAGCGGAAACTGATTGAGTCGTTTAAATTCGAAGCATAA